The Pyrococcus kukulkanii genome contains a region encoding:
- the rpsC gene encoding 30S ribosomal protein S3, which yields MAIERYFIREAVKEMLIDEFLEKELRRAGYGGLDIKKTPLGTKVIIFAANPGYVIGRGGRRIRQLTRILETQFGLENPQIEVEEIKNPYLNAKVQAVRLAQALERGIHFRRAAYAAMRAIMNNGARGVEIRLSGKLTGERAKSVRFYQGYLAKVGNPAETLVSKGYAQALLKLGVIGVKVAIMPPDARLPDEIEILEKPVEEVTESEAQ from the coding sequence ATGGCAATTGAGAGGTACTTCATCCGCGAGGCCGTTAAGGAAATGCTCATCGATGAATTCCTTGAGAAGGAGCTTAGGAGGGCAGGTTACGGGGGGCTTGATATCAAGAAGACTCCTCTTGGAACCAAGGTAATAATATTCGCTGCAAACCCCGGTTACGTCATTGGAAGGGGTGGAAGGAGGATAAGGCAGCTCACTAGAATACTTGAGACTCAGTTCGGCCTCGAGAACCCGCAAATAGAGGTCGAGGAGATCAAGAACCCATACCTCAACGCTAAGGTTCAGGCAGTAAGGCTTGCTCAGGCCCTTGAAAGAGGTATCCACTTCAGGAGAGCTGCCTACGCTGCGATGAGGGCGATAATGAACAATGGAGCTAGGGGAGTTGAGATAAGGCTCAGTGGAAAGCTTACTGGTGAGAGAGCTAAGAGCGTTAGGTTCTATCAGGGCTACCTCGCAAAGGTCGGAAACCCGGCTGAAACTCTCGTAAGCAAGGGCTACGCTCAGGCATTGCTCAAGCTTGGTGTGATCGGCGTTAAGGTCGCAATAATGCCTCCAGATGCCAGGCTTCCGGACGAAATTGAGATCCTCGAGAAGCCTGTAGAGGAGGTGACCGAAAGTGAAGCCCAGTGA
- the rpmC gene encoding 50S ribosomal protein L29: MKPSEIREMSIEEIDAKIRELRLQLAKERGMLTMGTSLENPMVIRNLRRDIARLLTIKREKLREMRKK, encoded by the coding sequence GTGAAGCCCAGTGAAATCAGGGAGATGAGTATAGAGGAGATAGATGCTAAAATTAGGGAGTTGAGGCTTCAGCTTGCTAAGGAGAGGGGAATGCTCACCATGGGTACCTCTCTCGAGAACCCTATGGTTATTAGGAATTTGAGAAGGGATATTGCCCGCCTCCTTACCATAAAGAGGGAGAAGCTTAGGGAAATGCGCAAAAAGTGA
- the yciH gene encoding stress response translation initiation inhibitor YciH produces MVPRIVNPLDEMLFKEVLKEQQRIRVYTERARYGKIKTIIEGIDEKEFDLEEIAKKLKAKLACGGTAKNGRIELQGDHRDRIKKLLAELGFSEDLIEVE; encoded by the coding sequence TTGGTGCCGAGGATAGTAAACCCACTGGATGAGATGCTCTTTAAGGAGGTCCTTAAGGAGCAGCAGAGAATTCGAGTGTACACTGAAAGGGCAAGGTACGGGAAGATCAAGACCATCATAGAGGGCATAGATGAGAAGGAGTTTGACCTTGAGGAGATCGCAAAGAAGCTGAAGGCGAAGCTGGCATGCGGAGGAACGGCAAAGAATGGAAGGATAGAGCTCCAGGGAGATCACAGGGACCGTATCAAGAAATTATTGGCAGAACTTGGATTTTCCGAGGATCTCATAGAGGTCGAGTAA
- a CDS encoding ribonuclease P protein component 1, whose protein sequence is MRRNGKEWKDRAPGRSQGPYQEIIGRTWIFRGSHRGRVNRKNIIWHELIGLRVRVVGSTHPGFVGIEGYIVDETRNTLVIVGEKVWRVPKNVCIFEFETEDGTKIKIPGERLVGRPEMRLKKRWRK, encoded by the coding sequence ATGCGGAGGAACGGCAAAGAATGGAAGGATAGAGCTCCAGGGAGATCACAGGGACCGTATCAAGAAATTATTGGCAGAACTTGGATTTTCCGAGGATCTCATAGAGGTCGAGTAAACAGAAAGAACATAATCTGGCACGAGCTCATAGGCCTCAGGGTTAGGGTAGTGGGCTCTACGCATCCCGGGTTCGTGGGAATTGAGGGTTACATCGTTGATGAGACGAGGAACACCCTCGTGATAGTAGGGGAGAAAGTTTGGAGAGTTCCCAAGAACGTTTGCATATTTGAATTTGAGACCGAGGATGGGACAAAAATTAAAATACCTGGGGAAAGATTGGTGGGCAGACCTGAGATGAGGTTGAAGAAGAGGTGGAGAAAATGA
- a CDS encoding 30S ribosomal protein S17, with amino-acid sequence MMRDIGLRVQPPAEKCDDPKCPWHGHLKIHGRVFEGIVVSDKPRKTVTVERQYYHYLKKYERYELRRSRIHAHNPPCINAKVGDRVLIAETRPLSKTKHFVVVAVLERAEERR; translated from the coding sequence ATGATGAGAGATATAGGCTTGAGGGTTCAACCTCCCGCTGAGAAGTGTGACGATCCCAAGTGTCCCTGGCACGGGCACCTCAAGATTCACGGTAGGGTATTCGAGGGCATCGTGGTTAGCGACAAGCCGAGGAAAACAGTTACCGTTGAGAGACAGTACTACCACTACCTGAAGAAGTACGAGAGATACGAGCTAAGAAGGAGCAGAATTCACGCTCACAATCCCCCATGCATCAACGCAAAGGTTGGGGACAGAGTATTGATTGCTGAGACGAGACCCTTAAGCAAGACGAAGCATTTCGTAGTCGTGGCAGTACTTGAGAGGGCGGAGGAGAGGAGGTGA
- a CDS encoding 50S ribosomal protein L14, which translates to MAKKGAGATRGVSPVRPTRALPIGAYLTVADNSGAKVIQIIGVVEYHGTRRRLASAGVGDMVVATVKKGRPDMRHQVVRAVIIRQRKEYRRLDGMRVKFEDNAAVIVTPEGVPRGTEIRGPVAREAAERWVRIGSIASIIV; encoded by the coding sequence ATGGCGAAGAAGGGTGCTGGTGCAACTAGGGGTGTCAGCCCGGTAAGGCCAACTAGGGCCCTTCCAATTGGCGCTTACCTTACGGTTGCTGACAACAGTGGTGCTAAGGTTATCCAGATAATCGGTGTCGTTGAGTACCACGGAACTAGGAGGAGGCTTGCTTCAGCTGGAGTCGGCGACATGGTCGTTGCAACGGTGAAGAAGGGAAGGCCCGACATGAGGCACCAGGTAGTTAGGGCCGTAATAATTAGGCAGAGGAAGGAGTACAGAAGGCTTGACGGCATGAGGGTCAAGTTCGAGGACAACGCTGCCGTAATTGTAACTCCCGAAGGAGTTCCAAGGGGAACCGAGATTAGAGGTCCAGTCGCTAGGGAAGCCGCCGAGAGATGGGTTAGGATTGGTAGCATTGCGAGCATAATCGTGTGA
- the rplX gene encoding 50S ribosomal protein L24 has translation MRLNSKQPRKQRKFLYNAPLHLRQKMMPAPLSRELREKYKVRNLPVRVGDKVRIMRGDFKGHEGKVVEVDLKRYRIYVEGATLRKTNGTEVFYPIHPSNVMIIELNLDDEKRKKIIERRAG, from the coding sequence ATGAGGTTAAATTCAAAGCAGCCCAGGAAGCAGAGGAAGTTCTTATATAACGCTCCTCTCCACCTTAGACAGAAGATGATGCCCGCCCCCCTTAGCAGGGAGCTGAGGGAGAAGTATAAGGTTAGAAACCTCCCCGTTAGGGTGGGCGACAAGGTCAGGATAATGAGAGGGGACTTCAAGGGGCATGAGGGAAAGGTTGTTGAAGTCGATCTAAAGAGGTACAGGATCTACGTTGAGGGTGCAACCCTGAGAAAGACCAACGGCACTGAGGTATTCTACCCAATTCACCCCTCGAACGTTATGATTATCGAGCTCAATCTTGACGATGAGAAGAGGAAGAAAATAATTGAGAGGAGGGCTGGATAA
- a CDS encoding 30S ribosomal protein S4e, producing the protein MARKGPKRHLKRLAAPPSWYIERKAYKWAVRPRPGPHNMRTSIPLLYIVRDYLGYAKTAREARKILNEGKFLVDGRVRKDYKFPVGIMDVVSIPETGEHYRVLPNRIGKLILHPISEEEANIKPLRIRNKRMVKGAKVQLNFHDGTNHLIPLSEKDNYFTSYTVLMKVPEREIVEVLPFEKGAYVFVTQGKNVARKGRIVDIKRFPMGWPDVVTIEDEEGELFDTLKEYAFVVGRDKPKISLP; encoded by the coding sequence ATGGCGAGAAAAGGACCTAAGAGGCACCTTAAGAGGCTTGCTGCTCCTCCATCATGGTATATAGAGAGGAAGGCCTACAAGTGGGCAGTCAGGCCAAGGCCAGGACCACACAACATGAGGACTTCAATTCCACTACTGTATATAGTTAGGGACTACCTTGGCTATGCTAAGACCGCGAGAGAGGCTAGGAAGATCCTCAACGAGGGCAAGTTCCTCGTTGATGGTAGGGTCAGGAAGGACTACAAGTTTCCCGTTGGAATTATGGATGTAGTCTCAATCCCAGAGACTGGTGAGCACTACAGGGTTCTTCCAAACAGAATTGGAAAGCTAATTCTCCACCCAATAAGCGAGGAAGAGGCAAACATCAAGCCACTGAGAATTAGGAACAAGAGGATGGTTAAGGGGGCTAAGGTACAGCTGAACTTCCACGATGGAACCAACCATCTCATTCCGCTCAGCGAGAAGGACAATTACTTCACCTCATACACGGTTCTCATGAAGGTTCCGGAGAGGGAAATCGTTGAAGTCCTTCCATTCGAAAAGGGTGCCTATGTCTTCGTTACCCAGGGTAAGAACGTTGCAAGGAAGGGTAGGATAGTCGACATAAAGAGGTTCCCAATGGGCTGGCCAGACGTAGTCACGATTGAAGATGAAGAGGGAGAGCTCTTTGACACCCTGAAGGAGTACGCATTCGTCGTTGGCAGGGACAAGCCGAAGATCTCCCTTCCGTGA
- a CDS encoding 50S ribosomal protein L5, whose translation MAITIPNREEILADWEAHPMRRPRIAKVTINIGVGESGERLTKAEKMLEQLVGQKPIRRKAKKTNRDFGIRRGEPIAVKVTLRGPKAYEMLKRLLAAVDNKLKASSFDEHGNVCFGIEEHINIPGVEYDPEIGIFGMDVCVTLERPGFRVARRKRKRAKIPTRHKLTKEEGMVYMMEEFGVEIVEG comes from the coding sequence ATGGCAATAACTATTCCAAACAGGGAAGAGATACTTGCCGACTGGGAAGCTCACCCGATGAGGAGGCCAAGGATCGCGAAAGTCACAATTAACATAGGCGTTGGAGAGAGCGGTGAAAGGCTTACAAAGGCCGAAAAAATGCTCGAGCAGCTGGTTGGTCAGAAGCCAATAAGGAGGAAGGCTAAGAAGACTAACAGGGACTTCGGAATTAGAAGGGGAGAACCAATAGCCGTTAAAGTAACCTTGAGAGGCCCAAAGGCTTACGAGATGCTTAAGAGGCTCCTTGCGGCCGTTGACAACAAGCTTAAAGCTTCAAGCTTTGATGAGCACGGCAACGTCTGCTTTGGTATAGAGGAGCACATCAACATCCCTGGGGTTGAATACGATCCAGAGATCGGTATCTTTGGTATGGACGTCTGTGTTACCCTTGAGAGGCCCGGCTTTAGGGTCGCAAGGAGGAAGAGGAAGAGGGCCAAGATACCCACAAGGCACAAGCTTACTAAGGAAGAGGGTATGGTCTACATGATGGAAGAGTTTGGAGTTGAGATTGTGGAGGGATGA
- a CDS encoding 30S ribosomal protein S14 produces MAKADYNKRKPRKFGKGARRCIRCGQYGPIIRIHGLMLCRHCFREVAPKLGFRKYE; encoded by the coding sequence ATGGCGAAGGCTGACTATAATAAGAGGAAGCCGAGAAAGTTTGGAAAGGGAGCGAGAAGATGTATTAGGTGCGGTCAATATGGGCCGATAATTAGGATTCACGGTTTAATGCTCTGCAGGCACTGCTTTAGAGAGGTAGCTCCAAAGCTTGGCTTCAGGAAGTATGAGTGA
- a CDS encoding 30S ribosomal protein S8: MTLLDPLANALSHITNSERVGKREVYIKPASKLIGEVLRVMQKYGYIGEFEFIDDGRAGVYRVQLLGRINKAGAIKPRFPVKVSEFEKWEKRFLPAFEFGILIVSTSQGVMSHKEAIEKGIGGRLIAYVY; this comes from the coding sequence ATGACGCTACTTGATCCCTTGGCAAACGCTCTCTCTCATATAACCAACAGCGAGAGGGTCGGAAAGAGAGAGGTCTACATAAAGCCGGCCTCAAAGCTCATCGGTGAGGTACTTAGGGTCATGCAGAAGTACGGCTACATCGGCGAGTTCGAGTTCATTGACGATGGAAGGGCTGGAGTTTACAGGGTTCAGCTCCTTGGCAGGATAAACAAGGCTGGTGCAATAAAACCAAGGTTCCCAGTGAAGGTTTCAGAGTTCGAGAAGTGGGAGAAGAGATTCCTCCCAGCGTTCGAATTTGGAATACTCATCGTCTCCACCTCCCAGGGAGTTATGAGCCACAAGGAGGCTATAGAGAAGGGAATTGGCGGGAGATTGATAGCTTACGTCTACTGA
- a CDS encoding 50S ribosomal protein L6 — MPVDAWVREEIEIPEGVEVTVQDNVVKVKGPKGELERKFFWPGVQIFTEDGKVVIYKDFPRRKDIAIARTFKAHINNMIKGVTEGFTYKLKVVYSHFPITVKVQGDEVIIENFLGEKAPRKAKILPGVTVKVKGQEIIVEGIDKEAVGQTAANIEQATRITKWDRRVFQDGIYIVEKAGKPITF; from the coding sequence ATGCCAGTCGATGCGTGGGTTAGGGAAGAGATTGAAATACCAGAGGGTGTTGAGGTCACGGTTCAAGATAACGTTGTAAAGGTTAAAGGACCCAAGGGAGAACTTGAGAGGAAGTTCTTCTGGCCAGGGGTGCAGATATTCACCGAGGACGGTAAGGTGGTAATCTACAAGGACTTCCCAAGGAGAAAGGACATAGCTATAGCAAGGACGTTCAAGGCCCACATAAACAATATGATCAAGGGTGTCACCGAGGGTTTCACGTACAAGCTTAAGGTAGTTTACAGCCACTTCCCGATCACCGTCAAGGTTCAGGGTGACGAAGTTATAATCGAGAACTTCCTCGGTGAAAAGGCTCCTAGGAAGGCTAAGATACTTCCTGGGGTCACTGTCAAGGTTAAGGGTCAGGAGATCATCGTTGAAGGTATTGACAAAGAAGCAGTTGGTCAGACCGCGGCAAACATCGAGCAGGCGACTAGGATTACCAAGTGGGATAGGAGAGTATTCCAGGATGGTATATACATCGTTGAGAAGGCTGGAAAGCCCATAACATTCTGA
- a CDS encoding 50S ribosomal protein L32e, whose amino-acid sequence MDEKEFKRLLRVRARLKRKKPKFLRQEWWRYPKFKNDPKWRRPKGIDSKMRLKLKGKPRSPSIGWSSPRLVRGLHPSGYEEVLVHNVKELEKLDPKRQAARIAHTVGRKKRIEILKRAEELGIKVLNPRL is encoded by the coding sequence ATGGACGAGAAGGAGTTTAAGAGGCTCCTCCGTGTGAGGGCGAGGCTCAAGAGGAAGAAGCCCAAGTTCCTCAGGCAGGAGTGGTGGAGGTATCCGAAGTTCAAGAACGATCCCAAGTGGAGGAGGCCTAAGGGTATAGACAGCAAGATGAGGCTCAAGCTCAAGGGTAAGCCAAGATCACCAAGCATTGGATGGAGCTCTCCAAGGCTAGTTAGGGGACTGCACCCAAGTGGCTACGAGGAAGTCCTTGTTCACAATGTTAAGGAGCTCGAAAAGCTTGATCCAAAGAGGCAAGCTGCAAGGATAGCTCACACCGTTGGAAGGAAGAAGAGGATTGAGATCCTTAAGAGGGCCGAGGAGCTTGGAATTAAGGTGCTAAACCCAAGATTGTGA
- a CDS encoding 50S ribosomal protein L19e, with protein sequence MNTLKMQRRIAAELLKCGENRIWIDPERVDDVASAITREDIRRLIKEGVIKKKPIKGQSRYRARIRHEQKKKGRHRGPGSRKGKKTARMGKKEVWIKTIRALRKELRKLKEQKKIDRKTYRMLYIRAKGGQFKSKHQLYLFLEERGLLKK encoded by the coding sequence ATGAACACCCTCAAGATGCAGAGGAGAATTGCGGCTGAGCTGTTGAAATGTGGCGAGAACAGGATATGGATTGACCCCGAGAGAGTTGATGATGTTGCCTCGGCTATAACTAGGGAGGACATAAGGAGGCTCATCAAGGAGGGCGTGATTAAGAAGAAGCCCATTAAGGGTCAGAGCAGGTACAGGGCAAGGATAAGGCATGAGCAGAAGAAGAAGGGAAGGCACAGGGGTCCAGGAAGCAGGAAGGGTAAGAAGACCGCAAGGATGGGCAAAAAGGAAGTTTGGATCAAGACCATAAGGGCCCTCAGAAAGGAACTCAGGAAGCTTAAGGAGCAGAAGAAGATAGACAGGAAGACTTACAGGATGCTCTACATCAGGGCCAAGGGTGGACAGTTCAAGAGCAAGCACCAGTTGTACCTATTCCTTGAAGAGCGTGGTCTTTTGAAGAAGTGA
- a CDS encoding 50S ribosomal protein L18 — MAHGPRYRVPFRRRREGKTNYRKRLKLLKSGKPRLVVRKSLNHHIAQIIVYDPKGDRTLVSAHTRELIRDFGWKGHCGNTPSAYLLGLLIGYKAKKAGIEEAILDIGLHPPVRGSSVFAVLKGAVDAGLNVPHSPEIFPEDYRIRGEHIANYAKMLKEQDEERFRRQFGGYLEKGLDPEKLPEHFEEVKARIIEKFEGEGARE, encoded by the coding sequence ATGGCTCACGGTCCTAGGTATAGGGTTCCATTCAGGAGGAGGAGAGAGGGCAAGACGAACTACAGGAAGAGGCTCAAGCTACTTAAATCTGGAAAGCCAAGGCTCGTCGTTAGGAAGAGTCTCAATCACCACATCGCTCAGATAATAGTTTACGACCCCAAGGGGGACAGAACATTGGTTTCAGCTCATACCAGGGAGCTGATAAGGGACTTCGGCTGGAAGGGTCACTGCGGTAACACTCCCTCAGCCTACCTTTTGGGCCTGCTTATAGGTTACAAGGCCAAAAAGGCAGGCATAGAGGAGGCAATACTTGACATAGGTCTCCATCCACCTGTCAGGGGAAGCTCAGTATTTGCCGTACTTAAGGGAGCTGTTGATGCCGGTTTGAACGTTCCTCACAGCCCAGAAATATTCCCCGAGGACTACAGAATAAGGGGAGAGCACATCGCCAACTATGCTAAGATGCTTAAGGAGCAGGATGAGGAGAGGTTTAGGAGACAGTTTGGCGGTTACCTTGAGAAGGGTTTGGATCCTGAGAAGCTCCCTGAGCACTTTGAAGAGGTAAAGGCGAGAATTATTGAGAAGTTTGAAGGTGAGGGGGCGAGAGAATGA
- the rpsE gene encoding 30S ribosomal protein S5 has product MSQEWKEYAKRVLDEWEPKTKLGMLVKEGQITDIHEIFRKGYQIKEPEIIDVLLPEVNARENQEILDIALTVRMTDSGRRVRFRVLAAVGNRDGYVGLGIGHGREVGIAIRKAINYAKLNIIEIKRGCGSWECRCRRPHSVPFTVEGKEGSVRVKLIPGPRGLGLVIGDVGKKILRLAGIQDVWSQTLGETRTTVNFAKAVFNALYNTNRVVITPEMIERYGIVVGRAMPASFTLE; this is encoded by the coding sequence ATGAGCCAAGAGTGGAAGGAGTATGCAAAGAGGGTTTTAGATGAGTGGGAGCCAAAGACCAAGCTTGGAATGCTCGTTAAAGAGGGTCAGATAACTGACATTCATGAGATATTCAGAAAGGGTTACCAGATAAAGGAGCCAGAGATAATTGATGTGCTACTTCCAGAAGTAAACGCAAGGGAGAACCAGGAGATCCTTGACATAGCTCTAACGGTTAGGATGACGGACAGCGGGAGGAGGGTCAGGTTCAGGGTTCTTGCTGCGGTAGGAAACAGGGACGGTTATGTTGGCCTTGGAATTGGCCACGGTAGGGAAGTTGGAATTGCAATAAGGAAGGCTATAAACTACGCCAAGCTCAACATAATTGAAATTAAGAGAGGCTGTGGCTCTTGGGAGTGCAGGTGTAGGAGGCCTCACTCAGTGCCATTCACTGTCGAGGGTAAAGAAGGTAGCGTTAGGGTCAAGCTTATCCCAGGACCAAGAGGTCTCGGTCTCGTTATAGGTGACGTCGGTAAGAAGATACTGAGGCTCGCGGGCATTCAGGACGTGTGGTCTCAGACCCTTGGTGAGACTAGAACAACAGTTAACTTCGCTAAGGCTGTATTCAATGCACTATACAACACGAACAGGGTCGTTATAACTCCCGAGATGATAGAGAGGTACGGAATAGTCGTTGGAAGGGCAATGCCCGCAAGCTTTACCTTGGAGTGA
- a CDS encoding 50S ribosomal protein L30 yields MAKLAVIRIRGRVNVKRPVRDTLAMLRLHRVNHCVIVDDTPSYLGMLQKAKDYITWGEINAETLAKLIRKRGRLIGNKPVTDEYVKEKLGMTIEEFAQKVVNGEMSLKDLPNLKPVFRLHPPRGGFRGSKKRSFKEGGALGYRGEKINDLIERML; encoded by the coding sequence ATGGCAAAGCTTGCAGTAATAAGAATCAGGGGTAGGGTTAACGTTAAGAGGCCAGTTAGGGATACCCTTGCCATGCTTCGCCTCCACAGGGTTAACCACTGTGTCATCGTCGATGACACGCCAAGCTACCTTGGCATGCTCCAGAAGGCTAAGGACTACATAACGTGGGGCGAGATAAATGCTGAAACTCTTGCAAAGCTGATCAGGAAGAGGGGTAGGCTGATTGGAAACAAGCCAGTAACGGATGAATACGTCAAGGAGAAGCTTGGCATGACAATAGAGGAGTTCGCACAGAAGGTAGTTAACGGTGAGATGAGCCTTAAGGATCTTCCCAACCTTAAGCCCGTCTTCAGGCTTCACCCACCAAGGGGAGGCTTCAGGGGGAGCAAGAAGCGCTCCTTTAAGGAAGGAGGAGCTCTTGGCTACAGGGGCGAGAAGATAAACGACCTCATTGAGAGGATGCTCTGA
- a CDS encoding uL15m family ribosomal protein, which yields MIRRRKKVRKLRGSHTHGWGCKKKHRGGGSKGGRGMAGTGKRNKSKWTWTIKYAPDHLGKRGFSRPPEVQREVRIVNLKFIDEHLDELMQMGIAYEEEGKIVVDTTQFADKVLGTGKLTRPLIIKAKAFSPKAEEKIKAAGGEAVLV from the coding sequence ATGATTAGGAGGAGGAAGAAGGTTAGGAAGCTGAGGGGCAGTCACACTCACGGATGGGGATGCAAGAAGAAGCACAGGGGCGGTGGAAGTAAGGGCGGTAGAGGAATGGCTGGTACTGGGAAGAGGAACAAGAGCAAGTGGACCTGGACGATTAAGTACGCTCCAGACCACCTGGGGAAGAGAGGCTTTTCAAGACCTCCCGAAGTTCAGAGGGAAGTTAGGATTGTGAACCTTAAGTTCATCGATGAGCACCTGGATGAGCTAATGCAGATGGGCATAGCTTACGAGGAAGAAGGTAAAATAGTCGTCGATACCACCCAGTTTGCTGACAAAGTGCTGGGTACTGGTAAGCTCACCAGACCTCTCATTATAAAGGCAAAGGCCTTCTCCCCCAAGGCCGAGGAGAAAATTAAGGCTGCAGGGGGAGAGGCCGTTCTCGTTTAA
- the secY gene encoding preprotein translocase subunit SecY, with amino-acid sequence MGAREVIYALEKWFPEVERPKRHVPLKEKFMWTGLALILYYVLAEIPVYGIPKQIQDYFQFLRVVLAGRNGSLLTLGIGPIVTAGIILQLLVGSEIIKLDLANPEDRRFYQALQRVFSVFMCFFEATIWVLGGAFGRVGIDVTHAIAVLMILQLAMGGIILIVLDELVSKWGIGSGISLFIAAGVSQRILTRSLNPLTDPNIIDPLTGKPAIVGAIPYFIQHILKGDLWGAIYRGGTAPDMLAVIATIIVFLVVVYFESMRVEIPLGYRGVTIRGRYPIRFLYVSNIPIILTFALYANIQLWARLLDRFGHPWLGKFDPATGNPIGGFVLYVIPPRNIFTVIDNPVRAIVYLIMTVIFSLLFGFLWVELTGLDAKSIARQLQRAGLQIPGFRRDPRTLERVLQKYIPYVTFWGSLTVALIAVLADFLGALGTGTGILLTVGIIYRFYEEIAREQISEMFPALRRFFAS; translated from the coding sequence ATGGGGGCTAGGGAAGTTATTTATGCCTTGGAGAAATGGTTTCCAGAAGTTGAAAGACCAAAGAGACACGTTCCATTAAAGGAGAAGTTTATGTGGACGGGGCTTGCGTTAATACTGTACTATGTTCTGGCTGAAATCCCCGTTTATGGAATTCCAAAGCAGATACAGGATTACTTCCAGTTCCTTAGAGTTGTTCTTGCCGGTAGAAATGGCTCTCTTTTGACCTTGGGAATAGGACCTATAGTTACCGCCGGTATAATTCTTCAACTGTTAGTTGGTTCTGAAATAATAAAGCTTGACCTTGCAAATCCTGAGGATAGGAGGTTCTACCAAGCACTTCAGAGGGTATTCTCAGTATTCATGTGCTTCTTTGAGGCGACCATTTGGGTGCTTGGTGGAGCCTTTGGGAGGGTTGGGATAGATGTCACTCATGCTATAGCGGTACTCATGATACTCCAGCTTGCAATGGGCGGTATAATATTGATAGTCTTAGATGAACTCGTGAGTAAGTGGGGTATTGGGAGCGGTATAAGCTTATTCATAGCAGCTGGAGTTTCACAGAGGATACTCACGAGGAGCCTTAATCCTTTAACCGATCCAAACATAATTGACCCATTAACTGGTAAGCCAGCTATCGTTGGAGCCATCCCGTACTTCATTCAGCACATCCTAAAAGGAGATCTGTGGGGGGCCATCTATAGAGGTGGAACCGCGCCAGATATGCTCGCAGTTATAGCTACGATAATCGTCTTCCTCGTGGTCGTATACTTCGAGAGCATGCGCGTTGAGATACCTTTGGGGTACAGGGGAGTAACAATTAGGGGAAGATACCCGATAAGGTTCCTTTACGTTAGCAACATACCGATAATTCTTACATTTGCTCTCTATGCTAATATACAGCTTTGGGCAAGGTTACTTGATAGGTTTGGCCATCCATGGCTTGGCAAATTTGATCCAGCGACTGGAAACCCCATTGGTGGCTTTGTATTGTATGTAATACCACCAAGGAACATTTTCACCGTAATCGACAATCCAGTAAGGGCAATTGTATACCTCATCATGACGGTAATATTTAGCTTACTATTTGGATTCCTATGGGTTGAACTTACAGGACTCGATGCAAAATCCATCGCGAGGCAACTGCAGAGAGCAGGTCTTCAGATTCCTGGATTCAGGAGAGATCCAAGGACACTTGAAAGAGTTCTGCAGAAGTACATCCCCTACGTGACATTTTGGGGTTCATTGACTGTGGCACTAATAGCAGTGTTAGCAGACTTCCTTGGTGCCTTAGGTACAGGAACAGGAATCCTTCTTACGGTCGGTATTATATACAGATTCTATGAGGAGATAGCCAGAGAGCAGATAAGCGAAATGTTCCCGGCTCTTAGAAGATTCTTTGCTTCCTGA